Proteins from a genomic interval of Thamnophis elegans isolate rThaEle1 chromosome 2, rThaEle1.pri, whole genome shotgun sequence:
- the RMI2 gene encoding recQ-mediated genome instability protein 2 codes for MMEKSRLQSPPVKILAAQLKRCRQVPGGSWLLDREEYGRPALPVSLVWMQGKVLTVEQDGSTVRLLDESGSFVVSGVERVPKGKPCLSPGNYVMVMGLVQVCIPEPVLQAVKMTGLSDNPLHRTMWELEVEDLQRSLLS; via the coding sequence ATGATGGAGAAGTCTCGCTTACAGTCGCCGCCGGTGAAGATCCTGGCTGCGCAGCTGAAGCGGTGCCGCCAAGTCCCTGGTGGCTCGTGGTTGTTGGACCGGGAAGAGTACGGACGTCCGGCGTTACCCGTGTCTCTGGTCTGGATGCAGGGCAAAGTATTGACGGTAGAGCAAGATGGTTCGACTGTGAGGTTGCTGGACGAGAGCGGCTCTTTTGTGGTCTCCGGCGTGGAGAGAGTCCCTAAGGGAAAACCTTGCCTCAGCCCTGGAAATTATGTGATGGTGATGGGCTTGGTGCAGGTTTGCATCCCAGAGCCTGTCCTTCAAGCCGTGAAGATGACGGGTCTTTCAGACAATCCCCTGCACAGGACTATGTGGGAGTTGGAAGTGGAAGATTTGCAGCGAAGCCTCCTCTCGTGA